The Apibacter raozihei DNA segment AAATTTACAATTTGGTTTATCTAAGAGAAAATTTATTAGTTTGAAACATTTCGCTTTTCTGAAATAATTTTCATGATTTATGCTCAATTTATATATTTGGTTTAGTATGTTTTGATTTTTGACAAAAACTCTTGTGTATTTTCTATAGATGAATAATAATAGCTTAAAGCTGCCAAAAATGCTGTTTGTACATTATTTGAAGTTACAGTAGCCCCATCAACTGACAGATCTTTGGTTGCACAAGCATCACTAATGATCGTACAATTAAAATTATAATCTTTTGCAGCTCTTACTGTAGCATCAATACACATATGTGTCATCATTCCACAGATAACTAAATCAGTGATATTTTGAGCTTTCAGGTATTCTAACAGTTCTGTATTTATAAAGCTATTAGGGTAATTTTTAATAATTACCTTTTCCTGTGCAAGTGGTGCTACGTTTTCATGAATCTCTGCACCTTTGGTATTGGGAATAAAAAATGTTGAACCACTTCGTAAGGACAAATGTTTTATATGTATCACGGGTAAAGAGTCCTGTCTAAATTTGTTTAGAATCTTTTTAGCATTTAAACTTGCTTCAAGTGATCCTGATAATGGATTTGCTCCTCCTTCAAAATAATCATTCTGAATATCTATAATCAGTAACGCTTGTTTTGCGTTTTTACGCTGTCCATTAATTTGAATTAGCCCAGTAAAAAATATAATCAAAAGCCACACTAAAATATTTTTCTTTTTCATATTTAAACTATTTAGATTGTTAGTATGGGGTAAAAGTAAAACTTATATATATTTGTGTCAAGTATATACATTTTTGTATACTACATACTTTATTGTATGTAATATTGATTATTAATAACTTAAATAATTCAAAAAAAGAAATTTGTGTTCTTGATTTTGCCTTTCAACGTATAGGTGGTAAATATAAAGGACGAATTCTATGGGCTTTACATAAACATAATGTGATGAGATATGGTGAATTAAGACGTAATATATCTGGTATTACAACTAAAATGTTAACTCAAACTTTACGTGAGCTAGAAATGGATATGTTAATTCACAGAGAAATGTATCCTCAGGTTCCACCCAAAGTAGAATATACACTTACTGAAGAGGGAAAAGAATTAATCCCTTTTATAAAGTTTCTTGTTGAATGGGGTTATAAAAAAATGTTAGCATTTAAATTATCAGAAAAATAATTTTTCAATAAGAGCCTGAATTGTAAGAATTTGTTTGCTTTTGATTTTATAAATTTTTATTTTGAATTTAAGCTTTGGCAAATATGCTGCTTATGAGAAAGCTTTATACCACTCCCATAAGATAATTCCTGTACAAACACTTACATTCAGAGAGTGTTTGGTTCCTGATTGAGGAATTTCAACAAAAACATCAATCTCTTGCAATATATTTTCACTAATTCCTTCTACTTCATTCCCCATTATAATTGCAAATTTTTTACCAGTATCAATCTTATAGTCTTGCAGTAGGGTACTCCCTTTTACCTGTTCAATTCCAACGATAAGGTACCCCTCATTTTTTAGCGATTTAATTAATTCCGATATGCTTTCCACATGCTGCCAATATACACTTTCTGTTGCTCCCAAAGCAGTTTTTTGTATTTCTCTGTGAGGGGGAGTTGGGGTGATTCCACATAAGTAAATTTTTTCCATAGAAAAAGCATCTGAGGTACGGAAGACGGAACCTACATTGTGCATGGAACGTACATTATCTAATAAAATTACTACGGGAATTTTATCACTTTCTTTAAATTCTTCTACGGATTTTCGATTAAGGGCTTCCAGTTTTAACTTTTCTGGTTTTTGAAACAAATTCATATTGGTATTTATTTAACTCAACAATTTTAAATTAGTAGCTGATTTTTATAAATAGGAAAGGGAGCTCTTTTATTTTTTTCTAACTACTGGTAAAATTTCATTATGTGAAAGAGAGTACCTTTTGAATACTTCAGGAGACAAGGTTTCATAATATTTTACTTGTTCTACTTCAAAACCGGCTTTTTCCAAACGTTTAAAATAATCCAACCCGTACCAGCGAACATGATCATACTGTCCAAAGTGTTTTTTTCGCTCCTCTTTTTCAGTAATTGAAAAATCTTCATACGTTTTTTCTTCATTATATCTCATGGGAACCTGAAATATTCCCCATCCTCCCGGTTTCATTACTCTGTATAATTCAGACATTGCTTTGGAATCGTCCTCAATATGTTCTAATACATGATTACAAAATACTACATCAAATTCATCATCTTTAAATGGTAAATCCAATATGTCTGCTTTGACGTCCACAATAGGGGAATATAAATCAGCTGTGGTATATTGCAAATTTTTTAATTCTTTAAACCGCTTTAAAAAGCATTGTTCGGGTGCTATACTTAGTACATTAAGATTTGCGGTAAAGAAATCTGTATCATTTTTCAGATATAGCCACATGAGTCTATGCCGTTCTAATGATAAGGTTCCGGGAGCCAATACGTTATCCCTGACCTTACCATATCCATAAGGTAAAAATTTTCTATACGATTTCCCGTCTATAGGGTCGGTAAATTTATTTCCTCTGTAAAAAACGGATATTAACGGTGCCAGAATGTAGCTGAATTTAATAAGTATTGGCCTTGGAATTAAATTCAAAAAAAATTTAAATATACTTTTCATTTAAATTTATGAAAGAGTAGGTTTAAATAAAAATTCTTCTTCTTCGTCTGAGGTTATTCCCTGAGCTTCATAAATATATTTATAGGTGCTTAATAGCTTGGGTAAACCATCTACTACAGCAACATCATGTTCAAAGTGACAAGAAGGCTTATTATCCTGTGTAGTTACCGTCCATCCGTCATTATGAAACTTAACTTTGTAAGTACCCAGATTAATCATAGGCTCAATAGCAATAACCAAACCCTCTTCTATTTTCGGACCGCTTCCCTTTCGTCCATAATTTGGAACCTGCGGATCTTCATGCATGTCTTTTCCTAAACCATGACCAACCAATTCTCTTACCACTCCGTACCCTGCATTTTCACACATAAGCTGAATAGCAAAACTAATATCTCCTATCCGATTACCTGCTTTGCATTTTTTTATTCCAGCATAAAGACTTTTTTTGGTAATATCCATCATTTTTTTTACCTCATCAGAAATTTCACCTACTGAAAATGTATAGGCCTGATCTCCATAGAATCCATTAATCAAAGCACCACAATCTATAGAAATTATCTCTCCTTCCTCTAAAGGTTTATTATTAGGTATTCCGTGCACAACCTGCTCATTTGGAGACATGCAAAGTGTGTTAGGAAAATCATACATTCCTAAAAAACCGGGAATTGCACCGTGATCTCTAATATATTCTTCAGCAAGTTTATCTAAATGCAAGGTGGTTACACCTGGCTTTACTTCTTTAGCCAACATTCCCAATGTTTTGGAAACCAATTGAGCACTTTCGTACATCAACTCTATTTCTTCTTTTGTTTTTAATTTTATCATGATCCGAATACTCGTGAAAAAAATCCTTTTTTACTTTTAGTTTTTCTTTTTGAATATGGAATAATTTCTCTTCCTTCTACTCCAAATTCTATTTTTTCCCGAATTATTTCATAAACTTCTCCCCAACCCGGAAAACCTCCTAGGTTTCTGTCATCTATGAAATAATCTGCATTAATTTTTCTACTTTGTCCTTCACTATCAAAGACTTCTCCTTCAAAGCTTGAATTAACAGCATAAAACTCAATTCCGTTTTTTTTGCAAAACTCTACTGCTTCATTAAGTCTGTTTCCATGCCGATAAGTCCAAAGTATAAGACGATACCCTCTTTCCTGAAGTTTTTTCATAGTATCAAACGCAAAAATTAAAGGTTTTCCTATTTCAGGATATCTATCTTCTACTATGGTTCCGTCGAAATCTACTGCAATGATCTTATTATTCATAATAAAAAAATTAATATTTATGGTATTAAAAATTATTTGCAAAGTTATACAATTTCACTCATCTTTCCTTCATATAAGACCTTGATTTTTATACGATCATCAAATACAATTGAAAAGTAACGGTTGTTTAATTATGAATTTATATAAAATCGTAAAAATATGTAATTATACTGCGGTTCTTTTTTTATAAAAAAAATAATATAAATTTATCAACTTTGGTATAATATTAGATATTTTTTTTACATTAAAATTTTAATTTTTTAACTATGAAACTAAAACTTTTATTGATAAGCGGTATGTGTTTATTACTTGCAAGTTGTGCTATCAGTACATCTTATGATTATGATAAAACTGCTGATTTCTCCCAATATAAAACATTTAGTATTTATCAGGAAGGAATTGATCAGTTAAAATTGAATGATTTAGATAAAAATCGTATTGTAAGAGCACTTGTCGGACAATTAAAAGCGAAAGGTTTATCTGAATCTGCTGATGGGGATTTAAAAGTAAATGTTTTAGCTTCCTCAAAAAAAGTCATCAATGTAGATAACAATCCTTATTGGGGAGGTCCCTGGGGATGGGGATATGGCTGGTCTAGTTCCAGCACAGTATATGAAACACGAGAAGGAAAACTTACTGTTCATTTGGTAGACTCTAAGAAAAATATTTTGGTATGGGAAGGTATTGCTGAAGGTTTTGATGTTAACAATATAGCTAACAAAGAAGATCAAATAAATAAAGCTATACAGAAAGTATTTACTTATTACCCTCCTAAAGAAAAGAAAAATTCTTATTATTAAAATAAAAAAATCTCAAAATTTAAATTTTGAGATTTTTTTTTTACTGTTATCTATTATTCCTTATTATCAACTCAATTTCTTTAGTTTTATCTGATTGCTTTTTATTTAAAAGGTTGTAATCCAAAATTTTTTGGGCACCTTTAAATTCTTTGACAGACAATGCATATTCAGCCAGATTATTTATTAAGGTTTCAGAAGGTATAAATTTATACCCCAGCTGCTCAGATAAATGATCGTAGGTTATCTTAATCAATTCCGGATTTTCGGGTATTTTTTTTACAGGTAAAGTAATTCCTTGAAAATTAAACTTTAAAGCATCGTACATACCCGGTAAAATTACAGTCCCATGATCTTCCTCAGCATAATATTTCCATTTACTCCTTAATCCATTACTTTTATACAAACTATCTATAACATCATCACAAAACATCTGTATGGATTCAGAATGTTCACTTTTATCTTTTCCCTCATCTTTTGCCTTAGCAATAAATACATTTATTCCTTTATAATTAATTCCCTTTTCCATTGTTAAAGCTTCATTGAATATTTTCCTGTTGTCCCACCAGATACTGGGATCTAAAGCTATATAGGAATTGAAAGAAACAGGGTTATGTATAAGTGTATAAAGCGTAAATAAACCTCCGAACGAATGACCTATCAAGGTATTATACCCGTTCGTTCGGTATTGGTTATTAATATACGGTCTGAGCTCTTTTATTAAAAAATTATGAAAATTCACTGCCCCACCACTATTTTCAAAGAAAACTTTTTCGTCTCTTTTCAAAAAAGACTTTGAAGGAGTAAGATCCCGTGTCCGATCTGTGTTAACTATACCGATAATTATCGATTCGGGCATATAATTATACATACCTTTAGTAAATGCTTTTTGAATTGCTACTAAAGAATGAAAATTAGTTTCTCCATCAATTAAATATATAACCGGATATTCAGAAGAACCTTCTTTATACTCGGGAGGAGTATATACCCAGAATTCTCTTTCTTCATTTAAAATTTGTGAATAAATCTTATATTTTTCTCCTATTATAATTGGTTCCTGTGCATTTAATCCAAAAGAACTCAGGAAACAGATAAATATTACAAATGCTTTCATACGTATTTAAAAATTAAATGTTAAAGAGGCCAGAATTTGCTTAGGTTTCTGCGGTTGCCCCCAGTAACTGCTTGTCCAATATTTTTCATTTGTAAGATTATTTATCTTACAGGATAACTTGTAGCGCGCCTGACTATAATAAATTCCTGCATCCCAGGTCGTATATCCTTTTAGTTCAAAAGTATTGGCATCATCCCAATAACTTTTACTTACAGAATTACCTCCTAGTCCTACTCCCAGCCCTTTTAACCAACCATTTTCAAGAGTATACTCTGCCCAGAAATTAAATGAGTTATAAGGGGTATTATAAGGATGTTTACCTTCTATAGTCGAGATAGCTTTTATATATCTACTGTCGTTATATCCGTAACCTAAAAATATATTCCAGCCTGTTAAAGGTATTGCTTTGATCTCAATATCAATACCTTTACTTTTTCTGGTTCCATCCTGTACAGTAAATGTTTCCGAGCCGTCTGAAACAGTTCGCAGAGAATTCTTTACTTTAATATCATAATAACTTAGAGTTGATATAATTCTATGATTCCAAATATCAAATTTTATTCCTGTTTCCCATTGATTTGCATGTTCCGGTTTATAGCTTTTCTTTTGTCCTGCGGGTGAACCTGTATCCACCACATTATTAAACCCATCCATATAATTTCCAAAAAGAGATATTTGATTTTTTACCAACTCATACACAATTCCCAGCTTGGGAGACCAGGAAGTTTGATCCGTATCGTAATTATATGCCTCCATATTCAGATAATTCCCACCTTTGGCTTTATAATAATCCATGCGTAATGAAAACATAAAGCTTAATCTTTCCTTTATATTTATCACATCAGAAACATACACACCCAAAGTATTATGTTTTCTAAAATACTCTGCAAAAGGAGTTGTTCCAGCAATCAATGAATTATATTTATCAACAGATAAAGATACATCGGACTGATTAACATCAATAATATCATAAGTAATCTGAGACCTTTTATCTTCTGTTGTGTAATATAAATAATCAATACCTAGTAAAAGATCATTTTTTAAATCTCCCCAATTAAATCTTCCTACAAAATTCTGCTGAAAATTATAACGGGTAAAAGTACTGGGGATCTGCATAATTTTTCTTTGTACATGTTCATTATCCGTAAATGTAAGAAAGAGGTAATTTGCTTTGTTATCGGACTTGGAAAACGAAAAAAGACTCTGAGAATTCCAAACCTCAGATACTCTGTAATTGGCTTCAGCAAATGCATTGAAAACATCGGCCTCACTTACCAGATTCTTATCTGAAAGAGATCTTTCCGTATTATATTTCAATTTATTAAATGAGTTTACCGTAACTCCTTTTCCTTTCCCATAAAAGCTGG contains these protein-coding regions:
- a CDS encoding cysteine hydrolase family protein, with the protein product MIIFFTGLIQINGQRKNAKQALLIIDIQNDYFEGGANPLSGSLEASLNAKKILNKFRQDSLPVIHIKHLSLRSGSTFFIPNTKGAEIHENVAPLAQEKVIIKNYPNSFINTELLEYLKAQNITDLVICGMMTHMCIDATVRAAKDYNFNCTIISDACATKDLSVDGATVTSNNVQTAFLAALSYYYSSIENTQEFLSKIKTY
- a CDS encoding winged helix-turn-helix transcriptional regulator, with the protein product MYVILIINNLNNSKKEICVLDFAFQRIGGKYKGRILWALHKHNVMRYGELRRNISGITTKMLTQTLRELEMDMLIHREMYPQVPPKVEYTLTEEGKELIPFIKFLVEWGYKKMLAFKLSEK
- a CDS encoding RNA methyltransferase; this translates as MNLFQKPEKLKLEALNRKSVEEFKESDKIPVVILLDNVRSMHNVGSVFRTSDAFSMEKIYLCGITPTPPHREIQKTALGATESVYWQHVESISELIKSLKNEGYLIVGIEQVKGSTLLQDYKIDTGKKFAIIMGNEVEGISENILQEIDVFVEIPQSGTKHSLNVSVCTGIILWEWYKAFS
- a CDS encoding class I SAM-dependent methyltransferase, with product MKSIFKFFLNLIPRPILIKFSYILAPLISVFYRGNKFTDPIDGKSYRKFLPYGYGKVRDNVLAPGTLSLERHRLMWLYLKNDTDFFTANLNVLSIAPEQCFLKRFKELKNLQYTTADLYSPIVDVKADILDLPFKDDEFDVVFCNHVLEHIEDDSKAMSELYRVMKPGGWGIFQVPMRYNEEKTYEDFSITEKEERKKHFGQYDHVRWYGLDYFKRLEKAGFEVEQVKYYETLSPEVFKRYSLSHNEILPVVRKK
- the map gene encoding type I methionyl aminopeptidase: MIKLKTKEEIELMYESAQLVSKTLGMLAKEVKPGVTTLHLDKLAEEYIRDHGAIPGFLGMYDFPNTLCMSPNEQVVHGIPNNKPLEEGEIISIDCGALINGFYGDQAYTFSVGEISDEVKKMMDITKKSLYAGIKKCKAGNRIGDISFAIQLMCENAGYGVVRELVGHGLGKDMHEDPQVPNYGRKGSGPKIEEGLVIAIEPMINLGTYKVKFHNDGWTVTTQDNKPSCHFEHDVAVVDGLPKLLSTYKYIYEAQGITSDEEEEFLFKPTLS
- a CDS encoding BT0820 family HAD-type phosphatase, with the translated sequence MNNKIIAVDFDGTIVEDRYPEIGKPLIFAFDTMKKLQERGYRLILWTYRHGNRLNEAVEFCKKNGIEFYAVNSSFEGEVFDSEGQSRKINADYFIDDRNLGGFPGWGEVYEIIREKIEFGVEGREIIPYSKRKTKSKKGFFSRVFGS
- a CDS encoding DUF4136 domain-containing protein, with product MKLKLLLISGMCLLLASCAISTSYDYDKTADFSQYKTFSIYQEGIDQLKLNDLDKNRIVRALVGQLKAKGLSESADGDLKVNVLASSKKVINVDNNPYWGGPWGWGYGWSSSSTVYETREGKLTVHLVDSKKNILVWEGIAEGFDVNNIANKEDQINKAIQKVFTYYPPKEKKNSYY
- a CDS encoding alpha/beta hydrolase, translated to MKAFVIFICFLSSFGLNAQEPIIIGEKYKIYSQILNEEREFWVYTPPEYKEGSSEYPVIYLIDGETNFHSLVAIQKAFTKGMYNYMPESIIIGIVNTDRTRDLTPSKSFLKRDEKVFFENSGGAVNFHNFLIKELRPYINNQYRTNGYNTLIGHSFGGLFTLYTLIHNPVSFNSYIALDPSIWWDNRKIFNEALTMEKGINYKGINVFIAKAKDEGKDKSEHSESIQMFCDDVIDSLYKSNGLRSKWKYYAEEDHGTVILPGMYDALKFNFQGITLPVKKIPENPELIKITYDHLSEQLGYKFIPSETLINNLAEYALSVKEFKGAQKILDYNLLNKKQSDKTKEIELIIRNNR
- a CDS encoding TonB-dependent receptor, which encodes MKIYFSLTAFFLFLTLYSQHFSFIEGKVEASNGLPIADAEIRFLKDSVFRVRTDIKGKFELKLTGLGRYDIQVWYKNEIIFIDQIRIDKYKNYYFNVKLNEDKELEINEIVIQGNKLNANSNYVAKLPLKNIENPQVYTVITKEMLSNQVITGTEDALKNVPGASNSVQGPGSGGIGLYVMMRGFSTDIGLRNGLSTNSATLTDMINVERLDVVKGPSGTLFGSVISYGGMINKITKKPYQKFGGNISYTTGSWGLSRLTADLNTSIKDSALFFRINTLVHKEDYFQDYSGRNTWAIDPSLTYKVTDRLILNLDFELFHTSGNTSFYGKGKGVTVNSFNKLKYNTERSLSDKNLVSEADVFNAFAEANYRVSEVWNSQSLFSFSKSDNKANYLFLTFTDNEHVQRKIMQIPSTFTRYNFQQNFVGRFNWGDLKNDLLLGIDYLYYTTEDKRSQITYDIIDVNQSDVSLSVDKYNSLIAGTTPFAEYFRKHNTLGVYVSDVINIKERLSFMFSLRMDYYKAKGGNYLNMEAYNYDTDQTSWSPKLGIVYELVKNQISLFGNYMDGFNNVVDTGSPAGQKKSYKPEHANQWETGIKFDIWNHRIISTLSYYDIKVKNSLRTVSDGSETFTVQDGTRKSKGIDIEIKAIPLTGWNIFLGYGYNDSRYIKAISTIEGKHPYNTPYNSFNFWAEYTLENGWLKGLGVGLGGNSVSKSYWDDANTFELKGYTTWDAGIYYSQARYKLSCKINNLTNEKYWTSSYWGQPQKPKQILASLTFNF